In Spirobacillus cienkowskii, a genomic segment contains:
- a CDS encoding DUF4365 domain-containing protein — MTTIQNIKENLSIAYVRAIAAKAGVNISKPENDYGIDLTLKEVTSIQRPDGTKRFIESGVAIDVQLKCSHNIEVKKDFIIYDLEAKTYNDLIIKEVNTQRILIVLKIPKNEAEWILQDEKRLEIRHCAYWISLHGKEEIKNNSSKRIEIPVTQKFTPEALKNFFKNIKEGVKI; from the coding sequence ATGACAACAATTCAAAATATTAAAGAAAATTTAAGCATCGCATACGTAAGAGCGATTGCTGCTAAGGCGGGGGTAAATATATCAAAGCCCGAAAATGATTATGGAATTGACTTAACTTTAAAAGAAGTCACTTCTATACAAAGACCAGATGGCACAAAAAGATTTATCGAATCAGGGGTGGCTATTGATGTTCAATTAAAATGCTCACACAATATAGAAGTTAAAAAGGATTTTATTATTTACGATCTAGAGGCAAAAACATATAATGATCTTATTATTAAAGAAGTAAATACTCAAAGAATACTGATTGTACTTAAAATACCCAAAAATGAAGCGGAATGGATTTTACAAGATGAAAAACGGCTAGAAATTCGACATTGTGCTTATTGGATTTCTTTGCATGGAAAAGAAGAAATAAAAAATAATTCTTCAAAGAGAATTGAAATTCCTGTAACACAAAAATTTACTCCAGAAGCCCTGAAAAATTTTTTTAAAAATATCAAAGAAGGGGTTAAAATATGA
- a CDS encoding HAMP domain-containing sensor histidine kinase, with the protein MAKDKNSLKTVNFNFVQKTINIIYFGSIGVILLFLLLLFLITYYQLKKENLHLIEEKKNQIFKIYTNDVFQRIQLLSNSTPFVDYLNSGPFSRSELEIEVLSNFSHYISEEITGFQLVDTTFKNILEVGKKSDAYVLLKLCYINGKLDINYGRCLGNIYVYFDKNLMFEKIKKIEPTVLACKNCTPYLINNGEVIHDLYVIKNNNVAIAFTVKVQSYINTFICVIAVVFFIMLICFVSYYLNKRYLKKYIYVPLNKLFDFVINNSNRGDFCLEEVEGIANKIDALKAEIILKEKLKKQNELTRLAQVAHDIRSPLIALNSFFTKNLELPEDSRIMLRSALQRMQDIANNLILQHQNIINEDENKNANVLDEDLSSQLISSLMDSLISEKRMQYRDNLGVEIQGSFGENAYGLFAKIQPKEFKRVLSNLINNAVESLQSRGSVSVELSSHLERVFLNIIDNGKGIPPEILPKLMNHGATFEKKGGSGFGLYHAKTTVEKWNGNLDITSDVGKGTKVCLSLPRVLEPYWFVSVLEIEKNSTIAVIDDDASIHNIWNERFHNALSNEKSIAIIHFSNPTDVINWYEKRENEQNNKTLFLCDYEFINHSLNGIDLIQKLKIERQSVLVTSRYEDEGFPDHCNKLGIKMIPKGLTFYVPISVIEAEAKQKIDAILIDDDDIIHMNWKASSIDKQVAYYFNSHDFFKECAKYDSNTPIYIDYNLNEDLKGDEIAKKIYNAGFKNIILATLCPLGHFKKMEWIKEVRDKDPPWIC; encoded by the coding sequence ATGGCAAAGGATAAAAATAGCCTTAAAACGGTAAATTTTAATTTTGTGCAAAAAACAATCAATATTATTTATTTTGGCTCAATTGGTGTGATTTTATTGTTTTTATTATTATTGTTTTTAATAACCTATTATCAACTTAAAAAAGAAAACTTACATTTAATCGAAGAAAAAAAGAATCAAATTTTTAAAATTTATACCAATGATGTTTTTCAGCGGATTCAGCTATTAAGCAATTCTACTCCATTTGTTGATTATTTAAATTCGGGGCCGTTTTCAAGAAGTGAGCTTGAAATCGAGGTGCTCTCTAATTTTAGTCATTATATTAGCGAAGAAATTACTGGTTTTCAGCTGGTTGATACAACGTTTAAAAATATTTTAGAAGTGGGTAAAAAAAGTGATGCTTATGTGTTATTAAAACTTTGCTACATTAACGGAAAACTAGATATTAACTATGGCCGTTGCTTGGGCAATATTTATGTGTATTTTGATAAAAATTTAATGTTTGAAAAAATTAAAAAAATAGAACCCACGGTGCTTGCCTGTAAAAATTGTACTCCATATTTAATAAATAACGGAGAAGTTATACATGATTTGTATGTGATAAAAAATAACAATGTTGCTATTGCCTTTACAGTAAAGGTGCAAAGTTATATAAATACATTTATTTGTGTAATAGCAGTGGTGTTTTTTATAATGCTTATTTGTTTTGTTTCTTACTATTTAAATAAGCGGTATTTAAAAAAGTACATTTATGTTCCTTTAAATAAATTATTTGATTTTGTTATTAATAATAGCAATAGGGGAGATTTTTGTTTAGAAGAGGTAGAAGGGATTGCAAATAAAATTGATGCATTAAAAGCAGAAATTATTTTAAAAGAAAAGCTTAAAAAACAAAACGAACTCACCCGCCTTGCCCAGGTTGCGCACGATATCCGTTCGCCACTGATTGCGCTAAATAGTTTTTTTACAAAAAATTTAGAATTACCAGAAGATAGCAGAATTATGCTAAGAAGCGCCTTACAAAGAATGCAAGACATTGCAAATAATCTTATCTTGCAGCATCAAAATATTATCAATGAAGATGAAAATAAAAATGCCAATGTGCTTGATGAAGATCTGTCTTCGCAACTTATTTCAAGCTTAATGGATTCGTTAATTTCTGAAAAACGCATGCAATATCGTGATAATCTTGGTGTCGAAATTCAGGGTAGTTTTGGCGAAAATGCGTATGGCTTGTTTGCAAAAATTCAACCTAAAGAATTTAAGAGAGTGTTATCAAATCTTATTAATAATGCAGTGGAGTCGCTTCAAAGTAGAGGCAGTGTGAGTGTGGAATTGAGTTCTCACTTAGAACGTGTTTTTTTAAATATTATAGATAACGGTAAAGGAATTCCTCCAGAAATTTTACCAAAGCTTATGAATCATGGAGCAACGTTTGAAAAAAAAGGGGGAAGTGGTTTTGGTTTGTATCACGCTAAAACTACAGTAGAAAAATGGAATGGCAACCTAGATATTACCTCTGATGTTGGAAAGGGTACGAAGGTGTGTTTGTCACTACCTAGGGTGCTAGAACCATACTGGTTTGTGTCTGTGTTAGAAATAGAAAAAAATTCAACCATTGCCGTGATTGATGATGATGCTTCGATTCATAATATTTGGAATGAGCGCTTTCATAATGCATTATCAAACGAAAAATCAATTGCCATTATTCATTTTTCGAATCCAACAGATGTCATAAACTGGTATGAAAAACGTGAAAATGAGCAAAATAACAAAACCTTGTTTTTGTGTGATTATGAGTTTATCAATCATAGTTTAAATGGGATCGATTTAATTCAAAAATTAAAAATAGAACGGCAGTCGGTACTGGTCACAAGCCGCTATGAGGACGAAGGATTTCCTGATCACTGCAACAAATTAGGGATTAAAATGATTCCGAAGGGGCTTACATTTTATGTGCCAATATCGGTAATTGAAGCTGAAGCAAAGCAAAAGATTGATGCAATATTAATTGATGATGATGATATTATTCATATGAACTGGAAGGCTTCGTCTATTGATAAACAGGTTGCCTATTATTTTAATTCGCATGATTTTTTTAAAGAATGTGCAAAATACGATAGCAATACACCAATATATATTGATTATAATTTAAACGAAGATTTAAAAGGCGACGAAATTGCTAAAAAAATTTATAATGCAGGATTTAAAAATATTATTTTGGCAACATTGTGCCCTTTAGGACACTTTAAAAAAATGGAATGGATTAAAGAAGTGCGCGATAAAGATCCGCCTTGGATTTGTTAA
- a CDS encoding ribonuclease domain-containing protein, whose amino-acid sequence MFFKKKCKNIAIAMAGVFTAFSQQKVNAEVLYSEGMGSYLFCVNKNDSTQWQWAKPNLNPKYPSWAPHDEGGYWIKGSLWISQVLDHSLHTGFKIHFDDGEKPKPRNTRDVYHFRNKVNDEFPEPHHLVKKRHGVIEDSQKELNDEVYASESPDYLKKLESKELKWFETISEVDFQKVFKNFVIEEKKLHHNYHLSRQSRESIHQIEQFNKSKLKEYVRWNYVCRELINTCTNSFGPDYDQVGVASWSIAATDWGFIKAGDQICSNWEYKHGLALGSGWGIHLDEILTGAALDLVTGGPTKEPSLEVLVPGNIRPKGGIPPARGVVEHPTIREKGRANVSGNVVAKPKPVEENNNVSGFPSLEKTKSNSEIHPSDEDDTPFEVVQRKKPEIPHRAKYLTDTIDFSQNKYKRFWNNEKKLPTGKESKPFYRPEYYEMDIQYQGQQKRDAKRVVFDKTTGKRWFTKDHYVSFKEMTPVTIIP is encoded by the coding sequence TTGTTTTTTAAAAAAAAATGCAAAAATATTGCAATTGCGATGGCAGGAGTTTTTACTGCATTTTCACAACAAAAAGTGAATGCGGAAGTATTATATAGTGAAGGGATGGGTTCGTATTTATTTTGTGTGAATAAAAATGATTCCACACAATGGCAATGGGCTAAACCAAATCTGAATCCAAAATATCCTTCTTGGGCTCCCCATGATGAAGGGGGTTACTGGATTAAGGGATCATTATGGATATCTCAGGTTTTAGATCACTCCTTGCACACTGGTTTTAAGATTCATTTTGACGATGGAGAAAAACCAAAACCACGAAATACTCGAGATGTTTATCATTTCCGAAATAAAGTAAATGATGAATTTCCCGAACCACATCATCTTGTCAAAAAGCGGCATGGCGTCATTGAAGACTCTCAGAAAGAATTAAATGATGAAGTTTATGCAAGCGAATCACCAGATTATTTAAAAAAGCTAGAATCAAAAGAGCTAAAATGGTTTGAAACAATTTCAGAAGTAGATTTTCAAAAAGTTTTTAAAAATTTTGTTATTGAAGAAAAAAAACTCCACCATAATTATCACTTATCAAGACAATCTCGAGAGTCAATTCATCAAATAGAACAATTTAATAAGTCAAAATTAAAGGAATACGTAAGATGGAATTACGTTTGTCGAGAATTAATTAACACTTGTACAAATTCATTTGGCCCCGACTATGATCAAGTTGGAGTTGCTTCCTGGAGTATTGCAGCGACTGATTGGGGCTTTATTAAAGCTGGCGACCAAATTTGTAGCAATTGGGAATATAAGCACGGCTTAGCTCTTGGTAGTGGTTGGGGAATACATTTAGATGAAATTCTTACAGGTGCGGCTCTCGATCTCGTTACGGGAGGCCCTACGAAAGAACCTTCTCTCGAAGTTTTAGTTCCTGGAAATATAAGACCAAAAGGAGGTATTCCTCCAGCGAGGGGTGTTGTTGAGCATCCCACAATACGAGAAAAAGGGCGCGCTAATGTTAGTGGAAATGTTGTAGCAAAGCCCAAACCAGTTGAAGAAAACAATAATGTATCAGGCTTTCCTTCATTAGAAAAAACGAAATCTAATAGTGAAATTCATCCTTCTGACGAAGATGATACCCCGTTTGAAGTCGTTCAGAGAAAAAAACCAGAGATTCCTCATAGAGCTAAATATTTAACAGATACAATTGACTTTAGCCAAAATAAATACAAAAGATTTTGGAATAATGAAAAGAAACTACCAACAGGAAAAGAATCTAAACCATTTTATAGACCTGAATATTATGAAATGGATATTCAATATCAAGGACAACAAAAACGCGATGCAAAAAGAGTTGTTTTTGATAAAACCACTGGAAAAAGATGGTTTACAAAAGATCATTATGTATCATTTAAAGAGATGACTCCTGTTACAATAATTCCTTAA
- a CDS encoding sensor histidine kinase: MKYRSRLYAIFVWVFFAIIIAVTGAWLESHIVKDGAVFGSKFFGSSIFLFFSAVNINVILLLLFVFLTFRSGVKLIVENAHGAFGSKLNTKLVTAFLFFSLLPTVILLYVSTKFVNTNFEKWLPSNFVEATEETLNSESKYQTQISKLFNNQYPTKDNLESFDFVKDKRKDKLIYISKNEKLDEKIILNVIEKNQLQVGIKPVWFEFGKDRMILMKSNSNFIFGIISPKMLHPQWLLLKSEYPESQNAAKVLKLSYYVMLGVITLLIVFSATWLGFTIAREITVPMQILSQATESISHGNYSVKIDEIVSDDEMGKLALNFRSMVADLKLEKERAELFSNEIKRKADELQIKSEYNEVLLRNVNAAVIALNQNLIVESWNHRAESIFKLKEADAIGRHITELIEKDVFHNAFEKALLEVAGSTKKHIEQEWVGKITELEYQLQVAVTTLLSPRGQMVKIIFINDITELAKVQRMAAWRDVARRVAHEIKNPLTPIKLGAQRIERRFSERFEGIEKSIFKECVQIILQSTESIRLLVDEFIKFSRMPHAFLEEGNIVEFVYMSLKGFVGNSENVPMIFELKIDDEYIKLENDERTTKKLPGVICKFDRDQIVRMLVNLISNAVVVSQGKGVPVVVSVESMTGSSMLKIKVKDYGDGLSKEVRSRLFEPYFSTKKTGTGLGLVIAKQIVDEHFGRIYVEGNHPKGTVFIVEIPAINLKKHEDKLS, translated from the coding sequence ATGAAATATCGTTCTAGATTATATGCAATATTTGTTTGGGTATTTTTTGCAATTATTATTGCTGTTACTGGAGCATGGCTAGAAAGTCATATTGTTAAAGATGGAGCTGTATTTGGCAGTAAGTTTTTTGGTAGTTCAATATTTTTGTTTTTTTCGGCAGTGAATATTAATGTTATTCTTTTATTATTATTTGTATTTTTAACTTTTCGGAGCGGCGTAAAATTAATTGTCGAAAATGCTCATGGTGCTTTTGGAAGCAAGCTAAATACTAAACTTGTGACTGCTTTTTTGTTTTTTTCTTTATTGCCAACAGTTATACTTCTTTATGTATCTACAAAGTTTGTCAATACTAATTTTGAAAAATGGTTACCATCAAACTTTGTAGAAGCCACTGAAGAAACATTAAATAGCGAATCAAAGTATCAAACCCAAATTTCAAAGTTATTTAATAATCAGTATCCAACAAAAGATAATTTAGAGTCTTTTGATTTTGTAAAAGATAAAAGAAAAGATAAATTAATATATATCTCTAAAAATGAAAAACTTGATGAAAAAATTATTTTAAATGTAATCGAAAAAAATCAATTGCAAGTAGGTATAAAACCTGTATGGTTTGAGTTTGGTAAAGATAGAATGATTTTAATGAAGTCAAATTCTAATTTTATTTTTGGCATTATTTCACCTAAAATGCTGCACCCCCAATGGCTTCTCTTAAAATCAGAATACCCAGAATCGCAAAATGCTGCAAAGGTGTTAAAGCTTTCTTATTATGTGATGTTAGGGGTTATCACTCTGTTAATTGTATTTTCTGCAACTTGGCTTGGTTTTACTATTGCACGAGAAATTACTGTTCCTATGCAAATTTTATCTCAAGCAACAGAAAGTATTTCGCATGGAAATTATTCTGTAAAAATTGATGAAATTGTGTCTGATGATGAAATGGGTAAACTTGCATTAAATTTTAGATCAATGGTTGCTGATTTAAAATTAGAAAAAGAAAGAGCAGAATTATTTTCAAATGAAATTAAAAGAAAAGCGGATGAGCTGCAAATTAAATCAGAATATAATGAAGTCTTATTAAGAAACGTAAATGCCGCAGTCATTGCATTAAACCAAAATTTGATTGTTGAGTCTTGGAATCATAGAGCAGAAAGCATTTTTAAACTTAAAGAAGCCGATGCAATTGGTAGACACATTACCGAGCTTATAGAAAAAGATGTGTTTCATAATGCCTTTGAAAAGGCGTTGCTAGAAGTGGCTGGCTCAACCAAAAAGCATATTGAGCAAGAGTGGGTTGGTAAAATTACTGAGCTCGAATACCAGCTTCAGGTTGCGGTTACCACATTATTATCGCCTCGGGGGCAAATGGTTAAAATTATCTTTATCAACGATATTACCGAGCTTGCAAAAGTGCAAAGAATGGCTGCTTGGAGAGATGTGGCACGAAGAGTTGCGCACGAAATTAAGAACCCATTAACCCCCATTAAATTAGGGGCTCAACGAATTGAGCGCAGATTTTCTGAGCGTTTTGAGGGGATAGAAAAAAGTATTTTTAAAGAATGTGTGCAGATAATTTTACAAAGCACAGAAAGTATTAGGCTTTTAGTTGATGAATTTATTAAGTTTTCGCGTATGCCCCATGCTTTTCTTGAAGAAGGGAATATTGTTGAGTTTGTGTATATGTCATTAAAAGGGTTTGTTGGAAATTCAGAAAATGTTCCTATGATCTTTGAGCTAAAAATAGATGATGAATACATTAAATTAGAAAATGACGAACGAACAACAAAAAAACTGCCTGGGGTGATTTGTAAATTTGATAGAGACCAAATTGTAAGAATGCTTGTCAACTTAATCTCAAATGCGGTGGTGGTATCGCAAGGCAAAGGCGTGCCTGTGGTTGTTTCTGTGGAATCTATGACGGGCTCATCGATGTTAAAGATCAAGGTAAAAGATTATGGCGATGGACTTTCAAAAGAGGTGAGAAGTAGGCTTTTTGAGCCTTATTTTAGTACAAAAAAAACTGGAACTGGGTTAGGTTTAGTGATAGCGAAACAAATTGTGGATGAGCATTTTGGTAGAATTTATGTTGAAGGTAATCATCCAAAAGGTACAGTTTTTATAGTAGAGATTCCTGCAATAAATTTAAAAAAACACGAGGATAAATTAAGTTGA
- the icd gene encoding isocitrate dehydrogenase (NADP(+)), which produces MAYKLITVPKSGSHIQADAKGKLTVPDNPIIPYIEGDGTGPDIWKASQMVFDAAVQKAFGGKKQIHWMEVPAGEKSFNNHGNWLPDETIDAIKEYRVAIKGPLTTPVGGGIRSLNVALRQILDLYQCVRPVRWYTNVPSPVREPQKVNMCIFRENTEDIYAGIEFKAGTEEQKKLRDFLVNTLGKKVREDSGLGIKPISEFGSKRLVRAAINYAIKNKCKSVTLVHKGNIMKFTEGAFRDWGYEVAKSEFRDQCVTWEECNGNAPAGKILVKDAIADNMFQQALLRPDEYEVLACTNLNGDYLSDALAAQVGGLGIAPGANIGDGYALFEATHGTAPKYAGQDKVNPGSVILSGNMMFEYLGWHEVVTLIEKAFEKTLAQKVVTYDFARQLPGAKEVKCSEFAKAIIANM; this is translated from the coding sequence ATGGCTTATAAACTGATTACGGTTCCAAAGAGTGGTTCGCATATTCAAGCAGATGCGAAAGGAAAATTAACTGTTCCCGATAATCCAATCATTCCTTACATTGAAGGTGATGGCACAGGGCCTGATATTTGGAAAGCATCCCAAATGGTGTTTGATGCTGCTGTGCAAAAAGCATTTGGTGGCAAAAAACAAATTCACTGGATGGAAGTTCCTGCAGGCGAAAAATCATTTAACAATCATGGTAATTGGCTTCCAGATGAAACGATTGACGCAATTAAAGAATACCGCGTTGCGATAAAAGGCCCTTTAACCACTCCTGTTGGTGGCGGTATTAGAAGTTTAAACGTTGCGCTGCGTCAAATTTTAGATTTGTACCAGTGCGTTCGTCCTGTGCGTTGGTATACCAACGTGCCATCGCCAGTGCGTGAGCCGCAAAAAGTAAATATGTGTATTTTTCGCGAAAATACAGAAGATATTTACGCTGGAATCGAATTTAAAGCTGGTACCGAAGAACAAAAAAAGCTTCGCGATTTTCTTGTCAATACGCTTGGCAAAAAAGTACGTGAAGACTCCGGCCTTGGCATAAAGCCAATCAGCGAATTTGGTTCAAAACGTTTGGTAAGAGCAGCAATCAATTATGCAATTAAAAATAAATGCAAAAGCGTTACTCTTGTGCATAAGGGTAACATTATGAAGTTCACTGAAGGCGCGTTTCGTGATTGGGGATACGAAGTTGCTAAATCTGAGTTTCGTGATCAGTGTGTCACTTGGGAAGAGTGCAATGGCAATGCTCCAGCAGGTAAAATTTTAGTGAAAGATGCGATTGCAGACAATATGTTTCAACAAGCACTGTTAAGACCTGATGAGTATGAAGTTTTGGCATGTACAAATTTAAACGGTGACTATCTTTCTGATGCATTGGCAGCGCAAGTTGGTGGCTTAGGCATTGCCCCTGGTGCTAATATTGGCGATGGTTATGCATTGTTTGAAGCAACCCATGGAACAGCTCCTAAATACGCTGGTCAAGATAAAGTAAATCCAGGCTCTGTAATTCTTAGCGGAAATATGATGTTTGAATATTTGGGTTGGCACGAAGTTGTTACTTTAATTGAAAAAGCATTTGAAAAAACGTTGGCACAAAAAGTTGTAACATATGATTTTGCGCGCCAGTTACCGGGTGCAAAAGAAGTGAAATGTTCTGAGTTTGCTAAAGCAATTATTGCCAATATGTAA
- a CDS encoding RluA family pseudouridine synthase: MLKSKKSLVTFEHNGQRFDIVAAELFKEMSRKKIKAIIDSGGAYINKRRVIVAKTVVKTGDKIEIFWEENAQSLSNASKQSVTSVNKTLGTYISKETCVFENEDFFIINKPAGISSQATLTSDKDSIIFALNKFDPNKFNLKKMFLVHRLDKETSGLMIIAKNQNSQKIFENLFRDKKINKTYDAICYFAPKNLEGEINFPIAKDNTRKNCYFAVTNIKSKIKDQKQASTYYKVTKIFKNNEASLMRCNPKTGRTHQIRVHLSAIGCPLFGDKTYSQNIYGHRFSQLAIRHMLHASELEFEVNGKIFHFTSNLPEDFERIIKTLE, from the coding sequence ATGTTAAAATCAAAAAAGTCTTTAGTTACATTTGAGCACAACGGACAAAGGTTTGATATAGTTGCTGCAGAATTGTTTAAAGAAATGAGTCGCAAGAAAATTAAAGCAATTATAGATTCAGGTGGAGCTTATATTAATAAACGGAGAGTAATTGTTGCAAAAACAGTAGTTAAAACTGGAGATAAAATTGAAATTTTTTGGGAAGAAAATGCTCAAAGTTTATCAAATGCAAGTAAACAATCAGTTACTAGTGTAAATAAAACCTTAGGTACGTATATAAGTAAAGAAACGTGTGTTTTTGAAAACGAGGATTTTTTTATTATAAACAAACCAGCAGGAATTTCTAGCCAAGCGACTCTTACTTCTGATAAAGATTCCATAATTTTTGCATTAAATAAGTTTGACCCAAATAAGTTTAATTTAAAAAAAATGTTTTTGGTGCATAGACTAGATAAAGAAACATCCGGTTTAATGATTATCGCTAAAAATCAGAATTCTCAAAAGATTTTTGAAAATTTATTTAGAGATAAAAAAATTAATAAGACTTACGATGCAATATGTTATTTCGCTCCAAAAAATCTCGAAGGAGAAATTAATTTTCCTATTGCAAAAGATAATACAAGAAAAAATTGTTATTTTGCAGTTACTAACATAAAATCTAAAATTAAAGATCAAAAACAAGCATCAACGTATTATAAAGTAACAAAAATATTTAAAAATAATGAAGCATCATTAATGAGATGTAATCCAAAAACGGGTAGAACACATCAAATTAGAGTCCACCTTTCTGCAATTGGATGCCCATTATTTGGTGATAAAACTTATTCTCAAAATATTTATGGTCATCGGTTTTCACAACTTGCTATTCGTCATATGTTGCATGCAAGTGAGCTTGAGTTTGAAGTAAATGGAAAAATATTTCATTTTACTTCAAACTTGCCAGAAGATTTTGAACGCATAATTAAAACTCTAGAATAA
- a CDS encoding nitrilase-related carbon-nitrogen hydrolase — MSNNQIIIATSQYLAETLNSFAEWESKQFAFYGEVAAQKPHLLLYPEYGSVELILCNKDIKNQNPLSQVQAIQHLHHKFITTFEKLAKINNCHIVTPSFPIIENNILSNRCYWVSPYKGVEGYQDKLIPTPYERANLNLNYKHKAMQLFKINNINFGIQICYDSEFPFLIYDSAHKGMDILLIPSCTDAVSGLHRVNIGAQARALENQIYTVVSSITCYLDWCDIIYDSGGYCSCYATPDLGFPPNGIIGKKAVNEIGWLVVNLDTTLLQNVRKLGSVTNYQDATTFFNNSL; from the coding sequence ATGAGCAACAATCAAATAATCATTGCAACAAGTCAATATTTGGCAGAAACTTTAAATTCATTTGCCGAGTGGGAAAGCAAACAATTTGCATTTTATGGCGAAGTCGCTGCACAAAAACCACATTTGTTACTTTACCCAGAATATGGTTCTGTTGAGCTTATTTTATGCAATAAAGATATTAAAAATCAAAATCCATTAAGCCAAGTGCAGGCAATTCAGCACTTGCATCATAAATTTATTACAACCTTTGAAAAATTGGCAAAAATTAATAATTGCCACATTGTCACCCCTAGTTTTCCTATTATCGAAAATAATATTTTAAGCAATCGCTGTTATTGGGTTAGCCCTTACAAAGGTGTAGAAGGATATCAAGATAAATTAATTCCAACCCCCTATGAGCGAGCAAATTTAAACCTTAATTATAAACACAAAGCAATGCAATTGTTTAAAATTAACAATATTAATTTTGGCATTCAAATTTGTTATGATTCTGAATTTCCGTTTTTAATTTATGACAGCGCCCACAAGGGAATGGATATTTTACTGATCCCTTCTTGCACCGATGCAGTTTCTGGCTTGCATCGGGTTAATATTGGCGCTCAAGCGCGAGCATTAGAAAACCAAATTTACACAGTTGTTTCAAGCATTACTTGTTACTTAGATTGGTGCGACATCATTTATGATAGCGGAGGCTATTGCAGCTGTTATGCAACCCCCGATCTTGGCTTTCCGCCTAATGGAATTATTGGCAAAAAGGCTGTCAACGAAATTGGCTGGCTTGTGGTAAATTTAGATACCACTCTGTTACAAAATGTGAGAAAATTGGGTAGTGTCACAAATTATCAAGATGCAACTACTTTTTTTAATAACTCACTTTAA